The following is a genomic window from Methylomagnum ishizawai.
TTTCCGCCTTCTATTTCCGATAAGTGGGATTTTGATATGCCAAGCCGTTCAGAAAGTTCCTTCTGCGTCATGTCATGGAATACCCTCAGTGTCCGTAAAGCCTCGTGTAACATGGTTAAATACCCAAGGTTTAAGGGATAGTAATATGCCGGGTTAGCGATCTAGCACGCGAAAAGCTGTGTCAGATAAGTTAATATTCGTGCGATTTGCACAATTATCTCACCAAGACGAGCAGCCCATTTCCATACCTGCGGGTTACAAAGGCAACGCCAAAGTTTTGTCCGCCATTTCAACCGCTCCCGCCGTTTGTCAGCAACATCGTTCATGTGAACCTCCTTCGATTCCGCTCCCGCACCATGCGGGAGCGTCGCCGAAAATCGAAGATTGGGAACGACGGTGTTAACCCGGCATCACTCTGGCGCGGTGGCTCGCCGCCGCCGCGCCCCCCGCCGCCATGTAGGCGCCGGAAAGGTGGAAAGCTCAATTGGCCTTCCTCGGATTGCTTGAGCAATCCAATGAGTGGCGAATATCCCTCAGTTGTTGACTGGCACCAATTATACGTAATAAAGTTCTCAAAGTACACAATAAAGTTCGCTTATAGCGAACAAATCCCGATTCAGAGCGGTACAAGCTGGCTGCTGCTCTTGCGCAGTTAGCCAAGTTTGCTAGGAACACCAGCACCCAGACTCTCGTGCCCTTGCCAAAAATCAAGATTTTTGACACGGCTTCGTGTCCCTGCTAAATCAATGGCCTATCTGTGCCATAAATCAGGGACAAAACATCATGAAAATCGGCTATGCGCGGGTGTCCACCGACGACCAGAACCCGGACTTGCAGCTTACCGCCCTCAAGGCGGCAGGATGCGAGCGGGTGTTCACCGATAAGGCGACGGGGGCGAGCGCCAAGCGCCCCCCAGTTGACCCGGTTGCCTTGCGGCGCTGGCAGCGGGCGACACGCTGACCGTGTGGAAGCTTGACCGGTTGGGCGTTCTCTGGTGACTTGATTGCCCTGATGGACGACCTCAAAGCGCGGGAAGTGGCTTTTCAGTCGCTTACCGAATCCATCGACACGAC
Proteins encoded in this region:
- a CDS encoding recombinase family protein: MKIGYARVSTDDQNPDLQLTALKAAGCERVFTDKATGASAKRPPVDPVALRRWQRATR